The stretch of DNA GACAACAAGACCCACATCGGCGTGGAGGTGGACATCGCCTACCTGCTCGCCGACGTCCTGGGGCTGAAGGTGCACCAGAACACCGTCTCCTGGGAGAACGTCTTCATCGGGCTGGACAGCGGCAAGTACGACGTCGGGGTCAGCAACATCACCGTCACCGAGGAGCGCAAGGACAAGTACGACTTCGCCACCTACCGCAAGGACGACCTCGCCTTCGAGGCGCGGAAGGGCAGCGGCTGGAAGATCAACGGTCCGAAGGACGTGGCGGGCAGGACGGTCGCCGTGGACTCCGGGACCAACCAGGAGAAGCTGCTGGTGGAGTGGAGCAAGGAGGCGGAGAAAGCCGGACTGGACCCGGTGGACATCAAGTACTACCAGGACCAGACCGACACCTACCTCGCGCTGGAGTCCGGCCGCATCGACCTCTACCTCGGCCCCAACCCGACCGCCGCCTACCATGCGGCGACCACCGGGAAGACCGAGGTGGTCGGCACCTCCTCGGGCGCCGGCGCCGACCTCCAGGGCCTGATCGCGGCCACCACCAAGAAGGGCAACGGGCTCGTCGGGCCGCTCGCCGACGCGCTCAACACGGTCATCGACAACGGCACCTACGCCCAGGTCCTCAAGCGCTGGGGGCTCTCCGCGGAGGCCGTCACCCGCTCCGAGATCAACCCGCCCGGCCTGCCCCCGCACCTCCTCCTGACCACCCGCCGCGGGCGCACCGCCCCGGCCGTGCGCCCGCGGCCGCCGGCACCCCCTACCCCCCACCCGCCGACACCCCCCGTACCCCCACCCGCCGGCCGGCCGCGCGGCGTGAACCCTCCGCCGGCCGTCCGCCCCCGACCCCCGCCGCACCGAACCCCCAGGACACGAGGCCATGCCCCCCGAACTCCACCTCGCCGCCGCGCTCGACGCCGCCGGGCACCCGGCCCCGCCAGGCCGGCCCCTCCGCCGCCGGCCGGGCCGACCCGCCGGCCGCCGGCCACTGGACCGCCCTGGCCGCCCTCGCCGAACAGGGCGCGCTGGACTTCGTCACCCTCGACGACTCCCTCGCCCCGCCGCCCGAGGGCCACCCGGGACGGCCCGATGCGGTGGCCGTGCTCGCCCGGGTCGCCCCGGACACCCACCGGATCGGACTCGTCCCCACCGTCACCACCACCCACACCGAGCCGTTCCACGTCTCCTCCGCCCTCGCCACCCTCGACTTCGTCAGCGAGGGCCGGGCCGGCTGGCTGGCCGAGGTCTCCACCACCGAGGCCGAGGCCCGCGCCATCGGGCGCCGCCCGGTGGCGCCCCCGGCCGAACTGTGGGCCGAGGCGGCGGACGCCGCCGAGGTCGCGGCCCGGCTGTGGGACAGCTGGGAGGACGACGCGGAGATCCGCGACGCCGCCACCGGCCGCTTCATCGACCGCGACCGGCTCCACCACATCGACTTCCACGGCCGGTACTTCTCGGTGCGCGGACCGGCCATCGTGCCCCGGCCGCCGCAGGGCCGGCCACCGGTCGCGGTGGTCTGGGACCCGGCCGGGCCACCGGCCCGCCGCACCTTCGCCGCCCGCCACGCGGACATCGTGCTGCTCGCCGCGGACGACCCGGACCGGGCGCGCACCGCCCTGCGCGAACTGCGCGACCGCGCCGCCGCGGCGGGCCGGGAACCCGCACAGCCGCGGGTGCTGCTCCGGGTCGCCATCGCACTCACCGGCCCCGACGGGTCCGGCCACCCGGGCCGGCCCGTCGCCGGCCGCCCCGCCGGCGCCCCGGCGCTGCGCCACACCGGCACCCCGGGCGAACTCGCCGGCCGGCTCGCCGACTGGCGGGAGGCCACCGGCGCCGACGGCTTCCACCTGCTGCCCGCCGACCCCGTCGCCGATCTCGGCGCGGTGGTCCGCCACCTGGTGCCCGCACTGCGCGCACGCGGCCTGTTCCGCACCGGCTACACCGGCCGCACCCTGCGCGACCACCTCGGCCTGCCCCGCCCCGCCAACCGCTACACCACGAAGACGGTCCGATGACACCACAGCACCGCCCCCGCAAACAGGTCCACCTCGCCGCCCACTTCCCCGGGGTGAACAACACCACCGTCTGGACCGACCCGGAGTCCGGCAGCCAGATCGACTTCAGCTCCTTCCGGCACCTGGCGCGCACCGCCGAACGCGGCAGGTTCGACTTCTTCTTCCTCGCCGAGGGGCTGCGGCTGCGCGAGCGCAAGGGCCACATCCACGACCTGGACGTGGTGGGCCGCCCCGAGTCGCTGACGGTCCTCGCCGCCCTCGCCGCCGTCACCGACCACCTCGGCCTGGCCGCGACCGTCAACACCACCTTCAACGAGCCGTACGAACTCGCCCGCCGCTTCGCCACCCTCGACCACCTGTCCGGCGGACGCGCCGCCTGGAACGTCGTCACCAGCTCCGACGCCTTCACCGGCGAGAACTTCCGCCGCGGCGGCTACCTCGACCACGCCGACCGCTACACCCGCGCCGCCGAGTTCGTCCAGCTCGCCCGCGCGCTGTGGGACTCCTGGCCCCCCGCGGAGCCGCCGCGTACCCTCACCCACACCGGACCGCAGTTCGACATCACCGCCCGCAGCACCCTGCCCCGCCCGCCCCAGGGCCACCCGGTGGTCATCCAGGCCGGGGACTCCGACGAGGGCCGCGAGTTCGCCGCCCGGCACGCCGACATCATCTTCAGCCGCCACAGCACCCCGGAGGCCGGCCGCGCCTTCCACGCCGACGTCCGGCGCCGGCTGCGGAAGTACGGCCGCGGCCCGGACGACCTGAAGATCATGCCCGCCGCCGGCTTCGTGCTCGGCGACACCGACGCCGACGCCGAGGAGCGCGCCGTCGCCATCCGCCACCAGCAGGTCGGCCCGCAGACCGCCATCGCCCTGCTGGAGAACGTCTGGGGCCGGGACCTGTCCGGGTACGACCCCGACGGCCCGCTGCCGGACATCGACCCCGTCCCGGACAGCGACGTGGTCCGCGGCTGGGCCCACTCCGGCGACCGGTTCGGCATCGCCTCCCGGTGGCGCGCGGTGGCCGAGGAGAAGAAGCTGTCCATCCGGGAGCTGGCTGTCGAACTCACCGCCCGCCAGGCGTTCGTCGGCTCGCCCGCCACGGTGGCCGCCGCGATCGACGAGGCGGTGCGGACCGATGTCGCCGACGGCTTCATCCTCGTGCCCCACCTCACGCCGGGCGGCCTCGACGACTTCGTGGACCGGGTGGTGCCGCTGCTCCAGGAGCGTGGCGTCTTCCGCACCGAGTACCAGGGCCCCACCCTCCGCCACCACCTGGGCCTGCCCGCGCCGCGACCGCTGCCCGATGAGGAGGTGACGGCATGAGGTTCCAGGTGCTGACCATCGTCGGCCACGCCCCGCACCCGCTCACCGGGGAGCTGGCCCCGGCCGCCGACCGGCTCGCGGAGGTCGTGGATACCGGGGTCGCCGCCGAACAGCTGGGCTTCGACGGCTACGCCGTGGGGGAGCGGCACGCCGGCCCCTTCCTCTCCTCCGCCCCCACCGTGCTGCTGGGCGCGCTCGCCGCCCGGACCAGCCGCATCCGCCTGCTCACCGGCGTCACCGTGGTGGCCGTCCTGGACCCGGTCCGGGTCGCCGAGGACTACGCCACCGTCGACCAGCTCTCCCGCGGCCGCCTGGAACTGGTCATCGGCAAGGGCGCCGAGGCGGGCCACTTCGACCTGTTCGGCCTCGACGAATCCCTCCAGTGGGAGTACCAGGCCGAGAAGTACGAACTGCTGCGCCGGCTGTGGCGGGAGGAGAACGTCAGCTGGACCGGCCGGTTCCGCCCGCCGCTGAAGGACGTCACCACCGTGCCCCGGCCGTACGGCGGCCGGCCGCCGCGCGTCTGGCACGGCTCGGCCACCAGCCTCGCCTCACCGGAGCTGGCCGCCCGCCACGGCGACCCGCTCTTCAGCGCCAACGCCGTCCAGCCCCGCGAGGCGTACGCCCGGCTCATCGCCCACTACCGGGAACGCTTCGAGGCGTACGGGCACGACCTGCGCACCGCGTACGTGGGCGCCGGGTCCGGGGGCCTGTTCATCGCCGACACCACCCGGCAGGCGGTGGCGCTCTTCCGGGACTTCTACGAGGCCCGGGTCCGCCAGAGCCACCGCCCGCACCTGGAGGGCAGACCCGGCTACAACACGCCGTTCCGCACCGTGGAGGAGGCGGTCGAACACGGCCCCCACCTCATCGGCAGCCCGCAGCAGATCATCGACAAGATCCTCGGGTACCACCAGGTCTACCGGCACGACCTGCAGTCCATCACCGTGGACTCCTCCGGCCTGGGCCTGCCGCAGCAGATCGAGCAGCTGCAGCGCTTCGCCGAGGAGATCGCCCCGGCCGTCCGGGCCGCGGCGCCCACCACCCTGTGGCAGGAGGCGCCGGGGGACGACCGCGCCACCGACCTGCCCACCGCCCACCGCACCGCCGACGACCGAACGGCCGAGCGCGCCGGCGACCGCACCGCCGGCTGACCACCGGCGTCCGGACGCCGGGTGCCCGGTGAGGGCCACGCCCGGCCGGGCGCCCCGGCGCCTCCCGGCCCCGTCACCAGCGTCCCCGGCCCCGCTCCGCGCACCGATCCCGTACCGATCCGCGATCCGACCCCGATTCCGTCAGCACCACCACCCCCACCACCGTTCGCCGAAGGGTCCGCCATGGCCACCGTCCTGTCCGTCTCCGGAAGCCCGTCCGCCACCTCCCGCACCGCCCGGCTGCTGCGCCACCTGAGCGCACGGCTGGTGGCGCAGGGGCACGAGGTGATCCCGCTCGACGTCCGTACCCTCCCCGCCGAGGCCCTGCTCGGTGCCGACTTCACCCACCCGGCCATCGAACGGGCCACCGCCCTGTTCGCCCGGGCGGACGGCGTGGTCGTCGGCACCCCGGTGTACAAGGCCGCGTACTCCGGGCTGCTGAAGTCCCTGCTCGACGTGCTCCCGCAGTACGCGCTCGCGGGCAAGACGGTGCTGCCGCTGGCCACCGGCGGGACCACGGCCCATGTGCTCGCCATCGACTACGCCCTGCGGCCGGTGCTCAGCTCCATGGGGGCCGCGCACATCGTGCAGGGCTGGTTCACCCTGGACAAGGACATCGAGACCGGGCCGGACGGCGGGGTGGTCCTGGCCCCCGGCACGGCCGAGGCGCTCGGCCAGGTGACCGACCAGTTCTCGGCCGCTCTGGGGCGGACCACCCAGCTGGCCGCCGCCGGCTGACCGGCCGGCCGCCGGTGCCGCCCGGACGTGCCCCCGGCCCACGACCGCGGACCGGGGCCGCGGGCCCGGGGGCCCGGACGGCGTCCGCACACGACCGCGGGGCGGGACCGGTGTGCCGGCCCCGCCCCGCGTGCCTTTCCCTCCGCGTGCCCCGGCCCCGTCTGTGCCGGCCCGGTGGCCACGGCCACCGGGCACGGCCGCCGGGGCCGGACGGCGCTACAGCGTGCGCTGCAGCCGGTCGGCCAGCAGCGTGATGAAGCGCTGCGGGTCGGTCAGCTCACCGCCCTCGGCGAGCAGCGCCATGCCGTGCAGCAGCTCCGCGGTCTCCGCCAGCGCCTCGGTTTCACCGCCCGACGCGTGGGCCTCGCGCAACCCGGTGACCAGCGGGTGCGTGGGGTTCAGCTCCAGGATGCGCTTGACCTGCGGCATGTCCTGGCCCATCGCCCGGAACATGTTCTCCAGGGCGGGCGTCATGTCGTAGGTGTCACCGACGATGCAGGCGGGCGAGGTGGTCAGCCGGGAGGACAGCCGCACCTCCTTCACCTTCTCGCCCAGCGCCGTCGTCATCCACGACAGCAGGTCGCCGAACTCCTTCTGCAGGCGCTCCCGCTCGGCCTCGACCTCCTTCTTCTCCTCCTCGGTGTCGAGGTCCACCTGTCCCTTGGCGATCGACTGGAACGCCTTGCCGTCGAACTCCGGCACCGAACCGACCCACATCTCGTCGATCGGGTCGGTGAGCAGCAGCACCTCGTACCCCTTGGCCCGGAAGGCCTCCATGTGCGGGGAGTTCTCGATGACGGTGCGCGACTCACCCGTCATGTAGTAGATGTGCTGCTGCCCGTCCTTCATCCGGTCGATGTACTGCCGCAGCGTGACCGGCTTCTCGGCGTCGTGCGTCGAGGCGAACGAGCAGATCTCCAGGATGGCGTCGCGGTTCTCGAAGTCGTCGAGCAGACCCTCCTTCACCGCCCGGCCGAACTGCTTCCAGAACGTCGCGTAGCGCTCGGCGTCGCCGGACATCATGTCCTTCACCGTCGCCAGCAGCTTCTTCACCAGCCGTCGCCGCATCAGCTGGATCTGGCGGTCCTGCTGCAGGGTCTCCCGGGAGACGTTCAGCGACAGGTCCTGCGCGTCCACCACACCCTTGACGAAGCGCAGGTACTCCGGCATGAGGTCTTCGCAGTCGTCCATGATGAAGACGCGCTTGACGTACAGCTGGACGCCGCGCTTGCGCTCCCGCAGGAACAGGTCCGGCGGGGCCACGGACGGGATGAACAGCAGCGCCTGGTACTCGAAGGTGCCCTCCGCCTGCATACGGATGGTTTCGAGCGGGTCGTTCCAGTCGTGGCTGATGTGCTTGTAGAACTCGTGGTATTCGTCGTCGGACACCTCCTCCCGGGAACGCGCCCACAGCGCCTTCATCGAGTTCAGGGTCTCGGCCCCGGGCGCGGAATCCGCGTTCGCGGCGGAGTCCGGGGATTCCCCGCCGTCCCCGGACTTCTCCGCACCGGCGGCCTCCGAGGAATCCGCCGCCTTCTTGCCGGTGGCCATCCGGATGGGCCAGGTGATGAAGTCGGAGTACCGCTTGACGATTTCCCGGATCTTGTGGTCCGAGGTGTAGTCGAAGAGCCGGTCCTCGGCGTCCTCGGGCTTCAGGTGCAGGGTGACCGCGGTGCCCTGCGGGGCGTCCTCGACCGTCTCGATGGTGTACGTGCCCTGGCCGTCGGACTCCCAGCGGGTGCCGCTGGTCTGGGTGGCGTGCCGGGTCACCAGGGTGACCTTGTCGGCCACCATGAAACCGGAGTAGAAACCGACGCCGAACTGGCCGATCAGGTCCTGTGAGGCCGCCGAGTCCTTGGCCTCCTTCAGCTCCTGGAGCAGCTTGGCGGTCCCGGACTTGGCGATGGTCCCGATCAGGTCCACCACCTCCTCGTGCGTCATGCCGATGCCGTTGTCCCGCACGGTGAGCGTCCGCCGGTCGCGGTCGGCCTCGATCGCGATGTGCAGATCGGAGGTGTCCGCCCGCAGTTCGGTGCCGCGCAGCTTTTCCAGCCGCAGTTTGTCCAGGGCGTCGGAGGCGTTGGAGATGAGCTCCCGCAGGAAGACGTCCTTGTTCGAATAGATCGAGTGGATCATCAGTTGGAGGAGCTGACGAGCCTCGACCTGAAACTCGAACGTTTCGGCCTTTGTGCTCACTTTCTTCCTTTCCTGAGGGCATTCGGATGAACTCGTGCCACATGCTGAGGAATTCATCAGCTGAGACCGGCCTGATCAGTATAAAAGGGTGCGGACTTCCCCGTGCTGGGAACGGCTTGAGAGCCACCCGTCACCCGATGGTCCGGTCCGGTCGCACGCGGGGTGAGCCCGGCGGCCGCGTCGGTCGGCGGGCCGCGTCGCCCCGGGCCCGTCCACCCCCGCCGCGCGCGTCCCCGCCGCTCAGGGGCCGGGGCGCACCCTCGGGGGCGGGTGGAAAAAGGTGTGGTCCGGGCCGCCGGCCGCTCGGTACGGTCGCGGCCATGGCAACTGTGGAGGCTCCGGGACGGATAGTTCGAGGTGCGGACGGGGGGACGGGACCGGCCTCGCGCGGCCCGGTCGGCGGACCGGGCCCGGCACCGGTGAACCACAGGCGGCCGAGCGGCTGCGGGGACGAGGGATGAGGAAGGCACCGGTGTCCACCGCTCCCGCGCCCCGCACGGATCGGCGGGCCCGGGCCCTGCTGCTCGTCCTGTGCGGCACGATCTTCCTTGAGGGGAGCGACGTCGCCATGCTGGCCGTCGCCGTTCCCACCATCCGCGCCGACCTCGGCCTGTCCACCGGCACCGCGGCGTGGGTGATGAGTGGCTACGTGCTCGGCTACGCCGGTTTCACCCTGCTCGGCGGCCGCGCCGCCGATCTGCTGGGCAGAAGGCGGATGTTCCTCACCTGGCTCGGAGTCTTCCTGGTCTTCTCCACGGTGGGCGGCTTCGCGACCACGGGGTGGACGCTGGTCGTGGCCCGGTTCGTCACCGGAGTGGCGGCGGCGTTCATGACCCCCGCCGCCCTGTCGATCATCACGACCTCGTACCCGCGGGGGCCGCGGCGCGACAAGGCGCTGCTGGTCTTCGCCGGGGTCGGCGCCGGCGGCTTCTCGCTGGGCCTGGTCATCGGCGGGCTGCTGACCGGGATCGGCTGGCGCTGGGTGTTCTTCGCCCCGGCGTTCCTGGCCGGCGCCATCCTGCTCGCGGCGCTCGCACTGCTGCCGGCCGAGGCCCGCCCCGAGCCGCCACGGCACGGCTACGACCTGGCCGGCGCGGCCTGCGCCGCCGCCGCGATGCTGCTGTTCGCCTACGGCATCGTCCGGCTCGAACACCGTGGCGGCGGATCCGGGGCGGCCCTCGGCGCGTTCGCCGCCGGGTCGGCGCTGGTGGCGGCGTTCATCGCGATCGAACGGCGCGCCACGGCACCGCTCGTCCGGCTGGGGATCTTCCGCCGGGCGGCGATGGTGCGGGCCGATCTCGCCGCGCTGCTCTTCCTGGGGGCGTTCTTCGGCTTCCAGTTCATCGTCACCCTCTACCTGCAGGAGTTGCGCGGCTGGTCCGCGCTGCAGACCGCTGTCGCGCTGATCCCCCTGGGCTGTGACGCCGTGCTGGCCCCCGTCCTCACCCCGCGCCTGGTGAACCGCTACGGCGGCGGCCGGGTGATCTTCGGCGGCTTTCTGCTGGCGGTCGTGGCCTACGGGCTCTTCCTGCCGGTCGGGGCGGGCCGGCCGTACGCGGCGATGTTCCCGGCCCTGATCATCGCGGGCATCGCCTTCGCCCTCGCCTACGGTCCGCTCACCATCGCGGCGACCGACGGCGTGCCGGAGGACGAGCAGGGCCTGGCCGGCGGACTGCTGTACACCTGCACCCAGTTCGGCTCGGCGGTCGGGATCTCCGCGGTGACCGCCGTGTACGGGGTCGCCGCGCCGGGTGCCGGCGGCTCGCCGGGCGCGGTGCTGGACGCCTACCGCACCGCGCTCGTCGTCCCGGTGGCCATGGTGGTGCTGGGGGCGGCGGTCTCCGCCTTCGGCCTGCGCGGATCCGGGGCGGCCGGCGGCCGGCGGCCGGCGGAAGGAGCCTTCGCCCGCGCCGCGCGGCGCCGGCGAAGGCGTGCCGGGGTGAGGTCGACGGCACCCGCCACGACCCGGTCGGCCGCGGGCCACCCCTGTCCGACCGCTCCGCACGAGGCGTACGCCGGACACCGGGCCGGGCGTGGGCCCGACGCCCCCGCCTCGACCGGCGCCCGGAACGAGGGTCAGGCGGGGGCCGGCCCCGGGCCTTCCGCCCGGCCGGTGTCCCGTGGCCCGCGACCGGAGGCGGACCGGCCGTCGCCGCGCAGCACCGCGTAACCGATCCCGATGCCGAACGCCACCGGCCAGTCGAGCACATCGGCCGCGCCGAGGACGCCGAGCCCCAGGTAGAGGGGGAGCCCCTTCTTGGCGGGGAGGACCTGGCGGGCGAGGGCGACCGGGAAGGTCGCCGCGTGCAGCGCGCCGTCCGCCACGGCGCCCAGCGACGGCACCGGTACGGTCACGGTGCGCCGGTCGCCACCCGCGCCGCCGGGACGTCCGTCCCGCGACTTATCCCGCGGCTGTCCGGACGCGTCGGCGGTGCGCGATGCCGGCCGGTCGGTGTCCTTCGTGGCGGGTCCGGGGCCCGGGCCCCGGGCGGCCTGCCCGGGACCGGTGGTGGGGGAGTGGCCGGTGCCCGCCGCCGCCTTCGCGGCGTCCGGGAAGGTGTGCCTGCGCGATGCGTGGGAACTGCCCACGGGTCTCACATCCCCTGTACGGATAGATTCCGGGCATTCCTCCTTCCGAGTGTACCGAGGGGCGTCGGAGGCGTTCCGCACGCGACGGCCGTCCTGGGCAGGCTCCGGCCCGGCCACGGCCCGTCCCGGGGCCGTCCCCGGCCGCCTCCGGCCGGAGGCGGCCGCGCCGAGGCGCACCGCCCGGTGCGGCCGAGCGCGGGACCGCCCCGCGGCGCACCGCCGGTGTAGCCCCGTAGTCCGGGCAGCGGGCTGCCCGGACGCCTGGCGCCCGGGGACGCGGGCCGGTCCAGGCGCGGACGCCGTCCTCGCCCCGGCCACCGCCCGGACCGGCGGGCGCCCGGCGCCCGGGGCACGCCCCGCCGTTCCGGACGGTCCGCCCGCCGGCCCGTGTGCGGTCCGCCCGCCCGGTCCGTCCGCCGCGCGGCCCGCGGCCCGGCGGCGCACCCCCGGCCGGCTGGACCGCCTTCGCCTGAACGTCATCCGGCCGGGCCGCTTCTACCGGCCGCGCCGGGACCGTTCGCCTTTCGGCCGGGCCGCCCTCGGACGGCGGCGCCGAAAGGTCCCGGCCGGGTTCGGTACGTTCCGCACCTGCCCGCCGCCCGGCCGCCCCCGCCGGCCACCGGGGACCGGACCGAGGCCCCCAACCATGGCCACGGGTGGTCGAGGGCGGGTCGCGGCCACCGGCGAGGGACGTCGGCCGGCGGCCATCACCCCACCGGCCGGGTGGTTGAACGCGGCGGCGGTGGTTACCCGCGGTCCCATGTCACCTCTTCCGGGACTGCACCTGTCCGCCCCGGCCGTGCTCGGGCCGGTCGCGTACGGCGTCGCCGCCGGGGTTCGCGGCGCGGCGACCGTGGCCGGCCTGGTCGCCGGGCTGCCCCGGCGCGGGGTGTGGCAGCGCCCGGGCCGCCTCCACATCGAGGTCCGCGGCGTGCACGGGGCCGGCGGGGAACGCGTGGCGCGGCGGGTGGAACGGGCACTGGAGGGCCACCCCGGGGTGGCCTGGGCGCGGGTGAACGCCCCGTCCGAGCGCGCGGTGGTGGCCCTCACCTCACCGCCGCCCGCCACCGGCGACCTGCTCGCGCTGGTGGAGCGCGCCGAGGCCGAGGCCGAGGGCGTCCCGGCCACCGAGGACTTCGACGCCTGGTGCCCCGAACCGGACCACCCCGGCGACGGCCCGCCGGCGCGCAGGACCGTCTCGGTGCTGGCCGCGGACACCGCGGGCCTGGCCATCACCGTGGTCACCCGCCTCGCCCCCTGGCTGAAGCTGCCCGCCGAGGTGGCGGCGGTGACCTCCGCCCTGGAGCGCCACCCCCGGCTGCGCCGGCTGGCCGGCACCGCGCCGGACGGCACCGACCGGGCCGAGACCGTCCTGCCGCTGGTCGGCGCGCTGGCCCAGGGGGTGGCCACCCGCGGCGGCGGCCTCGCCCTGGACCTGGTGCAGCGGGTGGCCCAGTGGCGGGAGGCGACCGCGGAACGGCGGACCTGGGCGGAGCGGGAACCGGACCTGGTGCGCGGTCCCGCGGACGCCGCCGCCGACCCGATCGTGGTGGAGCGGCCCGGACCGCCGCCGACGGACGGCGCCGCCCGCTACGCCGAGCGGTCGATGGCCGTCTCCGCCGCCGTGGGAGCGGCCGCCGCGCCGCTCCTGGGCCCCCGCAAGGGCCTGGCCGTCGCCCTCGCCGGCGTACCGAAGGCGCACCACGGGGGACGGGAGGGCTTCGCCACCACCCTGGGCCGGGCGCTGGCGCTGCGCGGCGTGGTGGCCATGGACCGCGGCGCGCTGCGCCGCCTGGGCCAGGTGGACACCGTGGTGCTGGACGAGGCGGCGCTGCGCACCGACCGGTACGAGCCGGTCGATCTGGAACCGGTCGGCGACGTCGACGAGGAACGGACCGCCGAGCGGCTGTTCGCGCTCTTCGACCCGGACGACCCCCTGCGCCCGCAGCGGGCGGACGGCTGGACGCTGGCACCCCTGGACG from Streptomyces pactum encodes:
- the ssuE gene encoding NADPH-dependent FMN reductase; translated protein: MATVLSVSGSPSATSRTARLLRHLSARLVAQGHEVIPLDVRTLPAEALLGADFTHPAIERATALFARADGVVVGTPVYKAAYSGLLKSLLDVLPQYALAGKTVLPLATGGTTAHVLAIDYALRPVLSSMGAAHIVQGWFTLDKDIETGPDGGVVLAPGTAEALGQVTDQFSAALGRTTQLAAAG
- a CDS encoding NtaA/DmoA family FMN-dependent monooxygenase (This protein belongs to a clade of FMN-dependent monooxygenases, within a broader family of flavin-dependent oxidoreductases, the luciferase-like monooxygenase (LMM) family, some of whose members use coenzyme F420 rather than FMN.), which codes for MTPQHRPRKQVHLAAHFPGVNNTTVWTDPESGSQIDFSSFRHLARTAERGRFDFFFLAEGLRLRERKGHIHDLDVVGRPESLTVLAALAAVTDHLGLAATVNTTFNEPYELARRFATLDHLSGGRAAWNVVTSSDAFTGENFRRGGYLDHADRYTRAAEFVQLARALWDSWPPAEPPRTLTHTGPQFDITARSTLPRPPQGHPVVIQAGDSDEGREFAARHADIIFSRHSTPEAGRAFHADVRRRLRKYGRGPDDLKIMPAAGFVLGDTDADAEERAVAIRHQQVGPQTAIALLENVWGRDLSGYDPDGPLPDIDPVPDSDVVRGWAHSGDRFGIASRWRAVAEEKKLSIRELAVELTARQAFVGSPATVAAAIDEAVRTDVADGFILVPHLTPGGLDDFVDRVVPLLQERGVFRTEYQGPTLRHHLGLPAPRPLPDEEVTA
- a CDS encoding MFS transporter, with translation MSTAPAPRTDRRARALLLVLCGTIFLEGSDVAMLAVAVPTIRADLGLSTGTAAWVMSGYVLGYAGFTLLGGRAADLLGRRRMFLTWLGVFLVFSTVGGFATTGWTLVVARFVTGVAAAFMTPAALSIITTSYPRGPRRDKALLVFAGVGAGGFSLGLVIGGLLTGIGWRWVFFAPAFLAGAILLAALALLPAEARPEPPRHGYDLAGAACAAAAMLLFAYGIVRLEHRGGGSGAALGAFAAGSALVAAFIAIERRATAPLVRLGIFRRAAMVRADLAALLFLGAFFGFQFIVTLYLQELRGWSALQTAVALIPLGCDAVLAPVLTPRLVNRYGGGRVIFGGFLLAVVAYGLFLPVGAGRPYAAMFPALIIAGIAFALAYGPLTIAATDGVPEDEQGLAGGLLYTCTQFGSAVGISAVTAVYGVAAPGAGGSPGAVLDAYRTALVVPVAMVVLGAAVSAFGLRGSGAAGGRRPAEGAFARAARRRRRRAGVRSTAPATTRSAAGHPCPTAPHEAYAGHRAGRGPDAPASTGARNEGQAGAGPGPSARPVSRGPRPEADRPSPRSTA
- a CDS encoding LLM class flavin-dependent oxidoreductase, with translation MRFQVLTIVGHAPHPLTGELAPAADRLAEVVDTGVAAEQLGFDGYAVGERHAGPFLSSAPTVLLGALAARTSRIRLLTGVTVVAVLDPVRVAEDYATVDQLSRGRLELVIGKGAEAGHFDLFGLDESLQWEYQAEKYELLRRLWREENVSWTGRFRPPLKDVTTVPRPYGGRPPRVWHGSATSLASPELAARHGDPLFSANAVQPREAYARLIAHYRERFEAYGHDLRTAYVGAGSGGLFIADTTRQAVALFRDFYEARVRQSHRPHLEGRPGYNTPFRTVEEAVEHGPHLIGSPQQIIDKILGYHQVYRHDLQSITVDSSGLGLPQQIEQLQRFAEEIAPAVRAAAPTTLWQEAPGDDRATDLPTAHRTADDRTAERAGDRTAG
- the htpG gene encoding molecular chaperone HtpG; the encoded protein is MIHSIYSNKDVFLRELISNASDALDKLRLEKLRGTELRADTSDLHIAIEADRDRRTLTVRDNGIGMTHEEVVDLIGTIAKSGTAKLLQELKEAKDSAASQDLIGQFGVGFYSGFMVADKVTLVTRHATQTSGTRWESDGQGTYTIETVEDAPQGTAVTLHLKPEDAEDRLFDYTSDHKIREIVKRYSDFITWPIRMATGKKAADSSEAAGAEKSGDGGESPDSAANADSAPGAETLNSMKALWARSREEVSDDEYHEFYKHISHDWNDPLETIRMQAEGTFEYQALLFIPSVAPPDLFLRERKRGVQLYVKRVFIMDDCEDLMPEYLRFVKGVVDAQDLSLNVSRETLQQDRQIQLMRRRLVKKLLATVKDMMSGDAERYATFWKQFGRAVKEGLLDDFENRDAILEICSFASTHDAEKPVTLRQYIDRMKDGQQHIYYMTGESRTVIENSPHMEAFRAKGYEVLLLTDPIDEMWVGSVPEFDGKAFQSIAKGQVDLDTEEEKKEVEAERERLQKEFGDLLSWMTTALGEKVKEVRLSSRLTTSPACIVGDTYDMTPALENMFRAMGQDMPQVKRILELNPTHPLVTGLREAHASGGETEALAETAELLHGMALLAEGGELTDPQRFITLLADRLQRTL